From one Bacteroidota bacterium genomic stretch:
- a CDS encoding DUF2267 domain-containing protein: MRFDDYATKGKAFVAEVARELKTDDTDRAGRMLRCVLRALRNRLTVEESFQFLSQLPMAIKAVYVDGWKVRMNPSKIKHIEDFRTEVMKEDDFAALKDFVYEGAVDDAIKAVFKVLSRHVTPAEIQHVLSSLPAEIRYELEGEG; this comes from the coding sequence CTGAGATTTGATGATTACGCGACTAAAGGCAAAGCTTTCGTAGCGGAAGTGGCCAGGGAATTGAAAACTGACGATACTGATAGAGCGGGAAGAATGCTGCGGTGTGTGCTCAGAGCGCTGCGAAACCGTTTAACCGTTGAGGAATCCTTTCAGTTTCTTTCACAGCTTCCAATGGCCATCAAAGCTGTCTATGTTGATGGATGGAAAGTGAGAATGAATCCTTCAAAAATTAAGCATATTGAAGATTTCAGAACGGAGGTGATGAAGGAAGATGACTTTGCAGCATTAAAAGATTTCGTTTATGAAGGTGCCGTGGATGATGCCATCAAAGCCGTGTTCAAAGTATTGTCAAGACATGTCACACCTGCTGAAATTCAACATGTACTAAGTTCCTTACCGGCTGAGATCAGATATGAGTTGGAAGGAGAAGGGTGA
- a CDS encoding DUF1800 domain-containing protein, translating into MVPKSILHLFSRAGFGMPLTGLHQNRSLNQSYEWLWQDAVDFTPLQVIGKDEKYTTPDFMNPKVGEVLSRQQLIKDLNFAWLNRMVSGKAVLREKMTLFWANHFACRSGNPLFAQQLNNIIRKHALGNFKTLLLEVSKSPAMLQFLNNQQNRKAHPNENFAREVMELFTLGHGNYTEKDVTEAARAFTGWTFNREGMFEFRERIHDDSTKEFLGKSGTFTGDDIIEILLKQKQTALFITGKFWKAFVSEKLDANRINLLAEKFYQSGFEIEVLLREVFLSEWFYSTTYYGALIKSPIELMVPLIRDFKVEFANPNVAIGFQKLLGQVLFNPPNVAGWPGGRNWIDSSSLSFRMRMGRILLNDEIPDQLPKQEGDNNNAFDVQLIRPKQKNEANLMHCITHFKEVKDDQLFDALAQWMMAVPVSPALRSLFRPVSSINDRSVYIKEVLMYLTTLPEYQVG; encoded by the coding sequence ATGGTTCCCAAAAGTATTTTACATTTATTTTCCAGAGCAGGTTTTGGAATGCCATTAACGGGTCTTCATCAAAATAGATCTTTAAATCAATCTTATGAATGGTTGTGGCAGGATGCTGTTGATTTCACTCCTCTGCAGGTTATCGGTAAGGATGAAAAGTACACTACCCCTGATTTCATGAATCCAAAAGTAGGGGAGGTGTTGTCACGGCAACAATTGATAAAAGACCTGAATTTTGCCTGGTTGAACAGAATGGTCTCGGGCAAGGCGGTGTTAAGAGAGAAAATGACCTTGTTTTGGGCGAATCACTTTGCCTGTCGTTCGGGGAATCCGTTATTCGCTCAGCAACTGAATAATATAATCAGGAAACATGCACTGGGTAATTTCAAAACGCTATTGCTGGAAGTTTCAAAATCTCCGGCAATGTTACAGTTTTTAAATAATCAACAGAATAGAAAAGCGCATCCCAATGAAAATTTCGCTCGTGAAGTCATGGAGTTGTTTACATTGGGACATGGAAATTATACAGAAAAAGATGTCACTGAAGCAGCCAGAGCATTCACAGGTTGGACATTTAACCGGGAGGGGATGTTTGAGTTCAGGGAGAGAATCCATGATGATTCCACCAAGGAGTTTTTAGGTAAGAGCGGAACATTTACAGGCGACGACATTATTGAGATTTTATTGAAACAAAAGCAAACAGCATTATTTATTACCGGTAAATTTTGGAAGGCTTTTGTAAGTGAAAAATTGGATGCGAATAGAATTAATCTTCTGGCAGAAAAATTTTATCAATCCGGATTTGAGATAGAGGTGCTGCTGCGGGAAGTGTTCCTCTCAGAATGGTTTTATAGCACAACCTATTATGGAGCACTTATTAAATCTCCAATCGAATTGATGGTACCGCTCATACGCGATTTTAAAGTGGAATTTGCCAATCCAAATGTGGCCATCGGATTTCAGAAATTATTAGGCCAGGTGTTGTTCAATCCGCCGAATGTTGCGGGTTGGCCCGGAGGAAGAAACTGGATCGATAGTTCTTCTTTGTCCTTTCGCATGCGGATGGGACGTATCCTGTTGAATGATGAAATTCCGGATCAGTTGCCAAAACAGGAAGGAGATAATAATAATGCATTTGATGTTCAGTTGATCAGACCCAAACAAAAGAATGAAGCAAATCTCATGCATTGCATTACGCATTTTAAAGAAGTGAAGGACGATCAGCTTTTTGATGCGCTCGCTCAATGGATGATGGCAGTCCCGGTTTCTCCTGCATTACGGTCCCTGTTTCGACCCGTTTCATCAATTAATGACCGAAGTGTATATATAAAAGAAGTGTTGATGTATCTGACCACATTACCTGAATATCAGGTCGGCTAA
- a CDS encoding DUF1501 domain-containing protein, whose translation MNRRKFLTQSALASAATLIPGFLKGFPGLNLSSSSEEKVLIVIQLSGGNDGLNTVIPFRDDLYYSLRPGISLPEKDIIKIADSSGFNPVLKDMERLFKEGEMCILNNVGYPNPDRSHFRAMDIWQTGSESNEYLKTGWIGRYLDAKCDGCALPHTAVEVDDSLSLALKGNTVNGFAVSHPEKMNKALSGTLIGQLADVDHHHLEQEQVSYLYKVLSEAKQSVNYLYNKSRIYKAKTTFPDTAFGKDLKLISELISSGGETKVYYVSLSGFDTHNNQKNQQERLLKIYSEGMGALAAELKVSGKWNNTLIMTFSEFGRRVEQNASGGTDHGKANCVFLNGGALNKPGMYNEMSSLSMLDQGDLQYTIDFRNIYATLLEKWLKADASTILNKRFDLLKI comes from the coding sequence ATAAACAGAAGAAAATTTTTAACGCAGAGTGCCCTCGCCTCCGCGGCGACATTAATCCCCGGATTTTTGAAGGGGTTTCCCGGTTTAAATTTATCATCTTCCTCCGAAGAGAAAGTGCTGATCGTGATACAACTCTCCGGTGGAAATGATGGATTGAATACGGTGATTCCATTCCGCGATGACCTGTATTATAGTTTGCGACCCGGCATATCCTTACCTGAGAAGGACATTATTAAAATAGCGGATAGTTCCGGATTTAATCCGGTGTTAAAAGATATGGAGCGGCTTTTTAAAGAGGGTGAAATGTGCATCTTAAATAATGTAGGCTATCCGAATCCCGACCGATCTCATTTCAGAGCCATGGATATTTGGCAGACCGGGAGCGAGAGCAATGAATATCTCAAAACCGGTTGGATCGGTCGATATCTGGATGCAAAATGTGACGGATGCGCTTTACCGCATACTGCTGTCGAAGTAGATGATTCATTAAGTCTGGCGTTAAAAGGCAATACTGTTAACGGATTCGCGGTTTCTCATCCGGAAAAAATGAATAAGGCATTGTCGGGAACACTCATCGGACAATTAGCCGATGTGGATCACCACCATCTGGAACAGGAACAGGTTTCCTATTTGTATAAAGTGCTTTCTGAGGCGAAGCAATCCGTGAACTATCTCTACAATAAATCAAGAATTTATAAAGCCAAGACTACTTTCCCGGATACGGCATTCGGAAAAGACCTGAAATTGATTTCAGAGTTGATCAGCAGTGGTGGGGAAACTAAGGTGTACTATGTCTCGCTTAGTGGATTCGATACACATAACAATCAAAAGAATCAGCAGGAGCGCTTATTGAAGATCTATAGTGAAGGAATGGGGGCTTTGGCCGCAGAGTTAAAAGTTTCGGGCAAATGGAACAATACCCTGATCATGACCTTTTCGGAGTTCGGGCGAAGAGTGGAACAAAATGCCAGCGGAGGAACAGATCATGGAAAAGCCAATTGCGTTTTCCTGAATGGCGGGGCATTGAATAAACCGGGTATGTATAACGAGATGTCCTCTTTGTCAATGCTGGATCAAGGCGATTTACAGTATACGATCGACTTTAGAAATATCTATGCAACCCTCCTTGAAAAATGGCTGAAAGCCGATGCGTCAACCATTCTGAATAAGCGTTTTGACCTGTTGAAAATTTAA
- a CDS encoding DoxX family protein, with translation MILQDINWAGFFCSAFLAIVFLQSGIDKMINYKTESGWIRQKFVKNALYSYVGFLFISLTVFELISGALSFIGAIHVLISDNPYIARWGAWFSTLTMIMLIFGLRVTKDYSGAATLVPYFIAGIIGLYALAA, from the coding sequence ATGATACTTCAAGATATTAACTGGGCCGGATTTTTTTGTTCAGCGTTTCTGGCGATTGTGTTTCTCCAATCGGGAATTGATAAGATGATTAATTACAAAACCGAATCAGGATGGATAAGGCAGAAATTTGTTAAAAATGCTTTATATAGCTATGTGGGATTTTTGTTCATCTCCCTCACCGTTTTTGAACTCATCAGTGGTGCATTGTCCTTTATTGGTGCCATTCATGTGTTGATAAGCGATAATCCATACATCGCCCGTTGGGGAGCCTGGTTTTCTACACTCACCATGATCATGTTGATTTTCGGTCTACGGGTTACAAAGGATTATTCCGGTGCGGCTACTCTGGTTCCTTATTTTATCGCGGGAATAATCGGCTTATATGCTCTGGCTGCTTAA
- a CDS encoding S8 family serine peptidase codes for MKFKLIILSLISLLTQITKAQDRYVILFSDKNNSPYSISNPSQFLSQRAIDRRNLQSISIDSSDLPVNPSYVQGVMNTGAQILNTSKWFNAVIIQTANPSVLAAINQLPYVVSTTTVGRIAAPSDNDPKFGKEQLMTKSTMRSSQTTSTSSLSYGFGYDQVNMLGLTQLHNAGYTGTGVLIAVLDAGFLDAPLMTCFNHLFTNNQIKYTWDFVDNETDVYDDHYHGAAVLSCIAAYVPDTLIGTAPDADFILLRSEDANSEYIIEEYNWSVAAEFADSAGADIINSSLGYTRFDDSTQNHFYADMNGDLNPSTIAADIAAKKGMVVLNSAGNEGASSWNYISAPADADSILSIGAVDQSGNYANFSSNGPTADGRVKPDVAAVGQGTWLYSPYSSNQAVQGNGTSFSSPVMAGAVACLWQAWPQKGNMDIIRVVKRSASQFSNPDTLLGYGIPNFSLANSFLDLEEYSIPSNIILHAFPNPWQGNTPLTLLYYASGGATKATMKIFDLTGRLTYENNFNVINGAYNQLQLTPELSNGCYIIEINDEFSVNSIKLIRL; via the coding sequence ATGAAATTCAAATTGATTATTCTTAGTCTGATCTCGCTTCTGACACAAATTACAAAAGCACAGGATCGCTATGTGATTCTGTTTTCAGATAAGAATAATTCACCTTACTCTATTTCCAATCCTTCACAGTTTCTTTCTCAACGTGCCATCGACCGCAGGAATTTGCAAAGTATTTCCATTGACAGTAGTGATCTGCCCGTGAATCCATCCTACGTGCAAGGCGTGATGAATACCGGTGCACAAATATTGAATACGAGTAAATGGTTCAATGCGGTCATTATTCAAACGGCCAACCCTTCTGTACTGGCTGCTATCAACCAATTGCCATATGTTGTTTCAACTACCACCGTTGGACGAATTGCTGCTCCTTCAGATAATGACCCGAAATTTGGCAAAGAACAGCTGATGACGAAGAGTACCATGCGATCGTCACAAACCACCTCAACAAGTTCGCTGAGTTATGGCTTTGGTTATGATCAGGTAAACATGTTAGGATTGACACAACTGCACAATGCCGGATACACGGGGACAGGCGTGTTGATTGCAGTGCTGGATGCGGGATTTCTGGATGCCCCTTTAATGACTTGCTTTAATCACCTATTCACAAACAATCAGATCAAATACACATGGGATTTTGTAGATAATGAAACGGATGTATATGACGACCATTATCATGGTGCTGCGGTGCTCTCCTGCATTGCCGCCTATGTTCCCGACACATTGATTGGTACTGCACCCGATGCGGATTTTATTTTACTACGTTCAGAAGATGCCAATTCAGAATATATCATTGAAGAATACAACTGGTCAGTAGCAGCAGAATTTGCGGATAGCGCCGGTGCGGATATTATTAATAGTTCATTGGGATATACCCGCTTTGATGATTCCACACAAAACCATTTTTACGCGGACATGAACGGTGACCTGAATCCTTCCACTATAGCTGCAGATATAGCGGCTAAAAAAGGAATGGTGGTATTAAACAGTGCAGGCAATGAAGGAGCTTCTTCCTGGAATTATATCAGTGCGCCTGCTGATGCAGATTCTATTCTTTCTATAGGAGCTGTGGATCAATCCGGGAATTATGCCAACTTCAGTAGCAATGGTCCAACTGCTGATGGCAGAGTGAAGCCGGATGTTGCTGCTGTGGGGCAAGGAACCTGGTTGTATTCCCCTTACAGTAGCAATCAGGCTGTGCAGGGAAATGGCACGTCCTTTTCCTCACCGGTGATGGCAGGTGCTGTTGCATGTCTTTGGCAGGCCTGGCCTCAAAAGGGTAATATGGACATCATTCGGGTCGTAAAAAGAAGTGCGAGCCAATTCTCTAACCCGGATACTTTATTAGGCTATGGCATTCCTAACTTCTCACTGGCCAATAGTTTTCTAGATCTGGAAGAATATTCAATTCCTTCGAATATTATTCTTCATGCATTCCCGAATCCCTGGCAGGGAAATACTCCTCTTACCCTTTTGTATTATGCGTCTGGGGGAGCAACAAAGGCAACGATGAAAATATTCGATCTAACCGGCCGTTTGACTTATGAAAATAATTTCAATGTGATTAACGGAGCATACAATCAGCTACAATTGACTCCGGAGCTTTCCAATGGCTGCTACATCATTGAAATCAATGATGAGTTTTCAGTAAATTCAATCAAGTTAATCCGACTTTAG
- the mnmA gene encoding tRNA 2-thiouridine(34) synthase MnmA, translated as MTTKKRVLMAMSGGIDSSVAAILLHQAGYEVVGITMKTWDYAGAGKNGKETGCCSLDSINDARSIAVQYGFPHYILDIREEFGESVIDNFVDEYLAGRTPNPCVMCNTHIKWEALLKRADMLKCDHIATGHYAKVREENGRFVISRGLDPGKDQSYVLWGVTQECLSRTLFPIGGYEKSVIRQMARDMGLHDLANKSESYEICFIPDNDYRSFLKHRVPDLEDKLEGGSFIDKNGNILGKHRGYPFYTIGQRKGLDIAVGSALYVTEIIPDSNTVVLGDIEDLEQQKMWVRDVNLVKYDQLPDDLEVLTKIRYKDPGTMGNVTQHGSRIEVGFYSPVKAVAPGQSAVFYENDDVVGGGFIELTKKSLN; from the coding sequence ATGACTACTAAAAAGAGAGTATTAATGGCCATGAGCGGAGGGATCGACAGTTCCGTTGCTGCCATACTTTTACATCAGGCGGGTTATGAGGTGGTAGGAATAACCATGAAAACCTGGGACTATGCCGGAGCCGGAAAAAACGGAAAGGAAACCGGATGCTGTAGCCTCGACTCCATCAATGATGCACGAAGTATTGCTGTCCAATATGGGTTTCCTCATTATATTCTGGATATACGGGAAGAATTTGGAGAATCGGTGATTGACAATTTTGTAGATGAATACCTGGCAGGTCGAACACCGAATCCTTGTGTCATGTGCAATACGCATATCAAATGGGAAGCACTTTTAAAAAGAGCGGATATGTTAAAATGTGATCATATCGCCACCGGACATTATGCGAAAGTAAGAGAAGAAAATGGACGTTTTGTGATTTCCAGAGGATTGGATCCCGGTAAAGATCAGAGTTATGTTTTATGGGGTGTGACGCAGGAATGCCTCTCCCGCACACTCTTTCCTATTGGGGGTTATGAGAAGAGTGTGATCCGGCAAATGGCCCGTGATATGGGTTTGCACGATCTCGCGAATAAAAGTGAGAGTTATGAAATTTGCTTCATCCCTGACAACGACTATCGGTCCTTCCTGAAGCACCGGGTTCCGGATCTGGAAGATAAACTGGAAGGAGGTTCATTTATTGACAAGAACGGAAATATCCTTGGCAAACACCGAGGGTACCCTTTTTACACCATCGGACAGCGGAAAGGACTTGATATCGCAGTGGGTTCTGCCTTGTATGTTACCGAGATCATTCCAGATTCAAATACAGTTGTACTTGGAGATATCGAAGATCTGGAGCAGCAGAAAATGTGGGTGAGAGATGTAAATCTGGTCAAATATGATCAGCTTCCTGATGACCTTGAAGTATTGACAAAGATCCGTTATAAAGATCCGGGTACCATGGGAAATGTGACCCAGCATGGATCACGTATTGAAGTAGGGTTCTATTCTCCTGTAAAGGCGGTTGCCCCCGGGCAAAGTGCTGTGTTCTACGAAAACGACGATGTAGTTGGCGGAGGATTCATTGAATTGACCAAAAAATCTTTGAACTAA
- a CDS encoding ABC transporter ATP-binding protein has product MSTAGKAFDGNLLKRIFRYASPYKKIFRSALLLTIALSLLGPVRPLMTQQILDHYIAGENVKGIIWMSMGMIGVLILQSFLQFFHSWNTNLLGQKVIRDLRNTLFEKMQSFNLRFFDKTPIGTSVTRSVSDMETVADIFSEGLIIIIGDFLQLTVIITVMFIVDWRLALISLSTIPLLFIATNIFKNKIKETFGEVRTQVAALNTFVQEHLTGMRMVQVFGRQEEELSKFKAINHLHRKANNRSVWYYSIFFPVVEILSAVSIGLIVWWGAGGVIREEVTFGNLIAFIMYINMLFRPIRELADKFNTLQMGMVSSERIFKVLDEEEVTVDEGKRAPEKIQGYIEFKDVWFAYDFDKEKPEEANWVLKGISFKILPGEIIALVGATGAGKSSIINLLNRFYEVSKGEILIDHVNIKEYKLHLLRKHIGMVLQDVFLFSDSVMNNITLYNSSISEKQVHEAAIKLGASAFIEQLPEKYHFVVQERGSVLSTGQRQLISFIRAYAYNPSILILDEATANVDSETEDLITKATENITSKRTSIVIAHRLATIQNAHKIMVMDHGEIMESGSHKELLEKSGHYKKLFEIQFNTLNN; this is encoded by the coding sequence ATGAGTACAGCCGGAAAAGCCTTTGATGGTAATTTATTAAAAAGGATATTCCGATATGCGTCGCCCTACAAGAAGATTTTCAGGTCGGCACTTTTGCTGACCATTGCACTCTCCTTATTGGGTCCGGTAAGACCATTAATGACGCAACAAATACTGGATCATTATATCGCCGGCGAAAATGTTAAGGGAATCATATGGATGAGTATGGGCATGATTGGCGTCCTGATCCTGCAATCCTTTTTACAATTTTTTCATTCGTGGAACACCAATCTTCTGGGACAAAAAGTCATTCGGGATCTCAGAAATACGCTCTTTGAAAAAATGCAAAGTTTCAATTTGCGTTTCTTCGATAAAACGCCCATAGGCACCAGCGTGACCAGAAGTGTATCAGATATGGAAACGGTTGCCGATATTTTTTCGGAAGGATTAATTATCATTATAGGCGACTTCCTTCAATTGACAGTCATCATCACCGTTATGTTTATCGTGGACTGGAGATTGGCGTTGATCAGTCTTTCTACCATTCCATTGCTCTTTATCGCGACCAATATTTTTAAGAATAAAATCAAGGAAACTTTTGGTGAAGTTCGTACGCAGGTAGCGGCCCTCAACACCTTTGTACAGGAGCATCTTACCGGAATGAGAATGGTGCAGGTTTTTGGGAGGCAGGAAGAAGAATTAAGCAAGTTCAAAGCCATCAATCACCTGCATCGTAAAGCGAATAATCGTTCGGTTTGGTATTATTCTATTTTCTTCCCTGTGGTAGAAATACTTTCAGCAGTTTCCATTGGATTAATTGTTTGGTGGGGAGCGGGAGGCGTAATCAGAGAAGAAGTCACCTTTGGAAATCTCATCGCCTTTATCATGTACATCAATATGCTCTTCCGGCCTATACGGGAGCTGGCTGATAAGTTCAATACCTTACAAATGGGAATGGTGAGTTCAGAACGCATTTTCAAAGTGCTGGATGAAGAAGAAGTAACAGTAGATGAAGGAAAACGCGCCCCGGAAAAAATACAAGGTTATATTGAGTTTAAAGATGTTTGGTTTGCCTATGATTTTGATAAGGAAAAACCGGAGGAAGCCAATTGGGTCTTGAAGGGAATAAGTTTTAAAATCTTACCCGGAGAAATCATCGCCCTGGTGGGTGCCACAGGAGCAGGAAAATCTTCCATTATCAATCTGCTCAACCGGTTTTACGAAGTCAGCAAAGGAGAGATTTTGATTGACCATGTAAACATCAAAGAATACAAACTTCATCTGTTACGAAAACATATCGGTATGGTGCTACAGGATGTGTTCCTCTTTTCAGATTCGGTAATGAACAACATTACACTCTACAATAGTTCAATATCAGAAAAACAAGTGCACGAGGCAGCCATTAAACTGGGCGCTTCTGCTTTTATAGAGCAATTGCCTGAAAAATATCATTTCGTCGTCCAGGAACGCGGTAGTGTATTATCGACCGGTCAGCGACAACTCATTTCATTTATCAGAGCTTATGCCTACAATCCTTCCATCTTAATCCTGGATGAAGCCACTGCCAATGTAGATTCTGAAACGGAAGACCTTATTACTAAAGCAACGGAAAACATCACTTCAAAAAGGACTTCTATTGTCATTGCGCATCGATTAGCAACCATACAAAACGCTCATAAAATTATGGTCATGGATCATGGGGAGATCATGGAAAGCGGTTCACATAAAGAGCTATTGGAGAAAAGCGGCCATTATAAAAAACTATTTGAAATTCAATTTAATACACTGAACAACTAG
- the truA gene encoding tRNA pseudouridine(38-40) synthase TruA, with amino-acid sequence MPRYFAHLSYKGTHFHGWQLQPNADTVQERLNKALKTICRQDVETVGSGRTDTGVHATQFFAHFDLIEELKDPAHITIQLNAVLPADIRVFELIHVSREAHARFDATQRSYSYYILQEPDAFLYEYGWFQHLQPDIEIMNNAARLCLDREDFSCFSKSGGQQLTNNCHIQECRWIKEGKWLRFTVTSNRFLRGMVRAMVGTFLEVGMGKISEQEFADILRSGDRKQAGQAVPPQGLFLEEVSYPYFNGKRVFPFNK; translated from the coding sequence ATGCCCCGGTATTTCGCTCATCTCTCCTATAAGGGAACACATTTCCATGGATGGCAATTGCAGCCGAATGCAGATACCGTTCAGGAGCGGTTGAACAAGGCTTTAAAGACCATTTGCAGGCAAGATGTTGAAACAGTTGGTAGTGGCCGGACAGATACCGGAGTCCATGCAACTCAATTCTTTGCCCACTTTGATTTAATAGAAGAACTGAAAGATCCGGCCCACATCACCATTCAGTTAAATGCAGTCCTTCCCGCCGATATCCGGGTTTTTGAACTTATTCATGTAAGTCGTGAGGCACATGCGCGGTTTGATGCCACACAGAGATCCTACAGCTACTATATCTTACAGGAGCCGGATGCTTTTCTCTACGAGTATGGCTGGTTTCAACACCTTCAGCCGGATATTGAAATAATGAATAATGCAGCGCGTCTTTGCCTTGATCGCGAAGACTTTTCCTGTTTCAGCAAAAGCGGTGGACAGCAACTTACCAACAACTGTCATATTCAGGAATGTCGATGGATAAAGGAAGGGAAATGGCTTCGTTTCACTGTTACGTCTAACCGTTTCCTTAGAGGGATGGTGAGAGCTATGGTGGGCACCTTTTTGGAAGTGGGAATGGGAAAAATCAGTGAGCAGGAGTTTGCGGATATACTACGTAGTGGAGACCGGAAGCAAGCAGGTCAGGCAGTACCACCGCAAGGACTCTTTTTAGAGGAAGTATCGTACCCCTATTTCAATGGAAAACGTGTATTCCCTTTTAACAAATGA
- a CDS encoding glycosyltransferase family 2 protein, whose amino-acid sequence MYQPWMPKWVKQHYISYNSVDDIPVEIIERIKDGFSRQNSKNPLVSIVVIAYNEEKTILKSLSSLAALNTEYPVEVIVANNNSTDRTQEILDRCGVKSVFQPLQGVGYARDAGLQMAKGKYHLCADADSIYPPDWVHQMIAPMEQGEAICTYGRVSFLPDGNMSRFSLACYEFFKDIAIGLRAINRPELVAGGTSLAFYTRMGKQIGWRTDVRRGEDGQMVLAMKRFGNVKMIKSGSSRIWTTARTLDMDGQLHQMIWKRVRKEISRLHFYFTTSKQNA is encoded by the coding sequence ATGTATCAACCATGGATGCCGAAATGGGTAAAACAACATTACATTAGTTATAATTCCGTAGATGATATTCCGGTGGAAATCATTGAGAGAATTAAAGATGGTTTTTCCCGTCAGAATTCAAAAAATCCTCTGGTGAGTATTGTAGTAATTGCTTACAATGAAGAGAAAACGATTTTAAAATCACTTTCTTCACTGGCGGCCTTGAATACGGAATATCCCGTGGAAGTCATTGTAGCCAATAATAACTCCACCGACCGTACGCAGGAAATTTTGGACCGCTGCGGTGTTAAATCGGTTTTTCAGCCCTTGCAAGGTGTAGGATATGCCAGAGATGCGGGTTTACAAATGGCAAAAGGAAAGTATCATTTATGCGCTGATGCCGATAGTATTTATCCTCCGGATTGGGTACATCAGATGATTGCACCTATGGAGCAGGGAGAAGCTATTTGTACGTATGGTCGTGTCTCCTTCCTTCCTGACGGTAACATGTCGAGATTCAGTCTCGCATGCTATGAGTTCTTTAAAGATATCGCCATTGGTCTGCGTGCTATTAACCGTCCGGAATTAGTTGCCGGTGGAACAAGTCTTGCCTTCTATACCAGAATGGGAAAACAAATCGGCTGGAGAACGGATGTGAGAAGGGGAGAGGATGGCCAAATGGTTTTAGCCATGAAACGTTTTGGAAACGTGAAAATGATTAAATCGGGAAGTTCAAGAATCTGGACTACTGCGCGAACATTAGATATGGATGGTCAGCTGCATCAAATGATCTGGAAAAGGGTGAGAAAGGAAATATCGCGCTTGCATTTTTACTTCACCACTTCAAAGCAAAACGCCTGA
- a CDS encoding triose-phosphate isomerase, giving the protein MAVKIVAGNWKMNLNRGEAQALVSEITGMLSDEVTHPVKVILFPSNIYIGAITQLTSSDHRIAIGAQNCSNKESGAFTGEVSAGMLKSMGCHYVLIGHSERRAYFGETNTLLSEKIDSAIKHLLHPVYCIGEQLEDRNNKKHFEVIENQLNEGIFHLDAPDFEKCIIAYEPVWAIGTGLTASAEQAQEMHAYIRQLIEKKYGAVIAENTSILYGGSCNDQNAKELFALKDVDGGLIGGASLKSRSFVNIIKSLP; this is encoded by the coding sequence ATGGCTGTTAAAATCGTTGCAGGTAATTGGAAAATGAATTTAAACCGTGGGGAAGCACAAGCTCTGGTTTCCGAGATCACAGGAATGCTTTCCGATGAAGTGACTCACCCTGTAAAAGTCATATTGTTTCCGTCGAACATTTACATTGGTGCCATTACTCAACTCACCTCTTCCGATCATCGTATTGCCATAGGTGCGCAAAACTGCTCCAATAAAGAGTCGGGTGCTTTCACAGGTGAAGTATCTGCCGGCATGCTTAAATCAATGGGGTGCCATTATGTTTTGATCGGTCATTCGGAAAGAAGAGCATATTTTGGTGAAACAAATACCTTGCTCTCTGAAAAAATTGATTCGGCTATTAAACATCTCCTGCATCCTGTGTATTGCATTGGTGAACAGCTGGAGGATAGAAACAATAAGAAGCATTTTGAGGTGATAGAAAATCAATTGAACGAAGGGATATTTCATTTAGACGCACCTGACTTTGAAAAATGTATTATCGCCTATGAGCCGGTATGGGCCATTGGCACGGGTCTGACCGCTTCTGCAGAACAGGCGCAGGAAATGCATGCCTATATTCGTCAGTTGATTGAAAAAAAATATGGAGCCGTCATCGCAGAAAATACATCTATTCTATATGGAGGAAGTTGTAATGATCAAAATGCAAAGGAACTCTTCGCGCTCAAAGATGTTGATGGAGGTTTAATCGGTGGCGCTTCTCTGAAATCCAGAAGTTTTGTCAATATTATTAAATCACTACCCTGA